Proteins encoded by one window of Streptomyces uncialis:
- a CDS encoding DUF11 domain-containing protein has product MRSLLARACSALAVLTVVTGATAPATASATPSAPAPAPGAAPRAPFSCAGDILLSAGLETTQLHRGVAVTGGLSFTPIGPPSARYDAIGLNPADRYTYAIRSQGPGWNLLRIDDAGAVTDLGTVGLPTPILGLGAYTAGAFDTAGNFYVAGGSDNLLQRIDVNTRTFTTVTLSQNLGGVDDFTYRGGYLWGVSATGALTRIDPATGTVTVYAAVVPPSVTGYGGAFTYGNGDLGFLDNAGLLRRVSVTDPLTPVFRLLSTQTTVAVSGNVDATSCFVAATDLGVVKTGPATVRPGGTVTYRLRVTNHGPGPSSGWTLTDQIPAGLTDAATTTPGCSVTGGNLSCAGGALAVGAHTDVTVTGTAGPGTPTFVNTANVRGNDPDPNPANDSSTATTRVADLTITKRQEGPATVDPGAKVTYTITVTNDGPLAYTAGDPASITDDLSRLLDDARYNGDARATSGTVRYDNPELFWSGALAPGASATVTFSVTVNARTFGNLKLDNTVVSDIPGSNCPEGSRDARCTTHGKVKAKDKDKAEKPVGDTLKDTAAHTAKGPRD; this is encoded by the coding sequence AGCTGCGCCGGTGACATCCTGCTGTCCGCCGGGCTGGAGACGACCCAGCTCCACCGGGGCGTCGCCGTCACCGGCGGGCTCTCCTTCACCCCGATCGGTCCGCCGAGCGCCCGCTACGACGCGATCGGGCTGAACCCGGCCGACCGCTACACCTACGCGATCAGGAGCCAGGGTCCGGGCTGGAACCTGCTGCGGATCGACGACGCCGGCGCGGTCACCGACCTCGGCACCGTGGGACTCCCCACCCCGATCCTCGGCCTCGGCGCCTACACCGCCGGCGCGTTCGACACCGCGGGCAACTTCTATGTCGCCGGGGGCTCGGACAACCTCCTCCAGCGGATCGACGTCAACACCCGGACGTTCACGACCGTCACGCTGAGCCAGAACCTCGGCGGGGTGGACGACTTCACGTACCGCGGCGGATATCTGTGGGGCGTGTCGGCCACCGGCGCACTCACCCGGATCGACCCGGCGACCGGGACCGTCACCGTGTACGCGGCTGTCGTCCCCCCGTCCGTCACCGGCTACGGCGGCGCCTTCACCTACGGCAACGGCGACCTCGGGTTCCTCGACAACGCCGGGCTGCTGCGCCGGGTCTCCGTCACCGACCCGCTCACACCGGTGTTCCGGCTGCTCTCCACGCAGACCACGGTCGCGGTGTCCGGCAATGTGGACGCCACCTCGTGCTTCGTCGCGGCGACCGACCTCGGGGTGGTGAAGACCGGCCCCGCGACCGTCCGTCCCGGCGGGACCGTCACCTACCGGCTGCGGGTGACCAACCACGGCCCGGGACCCTCCTCCGGCTGGACCCTGACGGACCAGATCCCGGCCGGGCTGACCGACGCCGCGACCACGACCCCCGGCTGCTCGGTCACCGGCGGGAACCTCTCCTGCGCCGGGGGCGCCCTGGCCGTGGGCGCGCACACCGACGTCACCGTCACCGGCACCGCCGGACCGGGCACCCCCACCTTCGTCAACACCGCGAATGTGCGCGGCAACGACCCCGACCCCAACCCGGCCAACGACTCCAGCACCGCCACGACCCGGGTCGCGGACCTGACGATCACCAAGAGGCAGGAGGGTCCCGCCACCGTCGACCCCGGCGCCAAGGTCACGTACACGATCACGGTGACCAACGACGGGCCCCTCGCGTACACAGCCGGGGACCCTGCCTCGATCACCGACGACCTCAGCCGTCTGCTGGACGACGCCCGTTACAACGGTGACGCCCGGGCCACCAGCGGCACCGTCCGGTACGACAACCCCGAGCTGTTCTGGTCCGGCGCGCTGGCACCGGGCGCGAGCGCCACGGTCACCTTCAGTGTCACCGTCAACGCCCGTACCTTCGGGAACCTCAAGCTCGACAACACCGTCGTCTCGGACATCCCCGGCAGCAACTGCCCCGAGGGCAGCCGTGACGCGCGCTGCACGACCCACGGCAAGGTGAAGGCCAAGGACAAGGACAAGGCCGAGAAGCCCGTCGGGGACACCCTCAAGGACACGGCCGCGCACACGGCCAAGGGCCCGCGGGACTGA
- a CDS encoding PH domain-containing protein encodes MALFGNAHTIDPGQAAQDYGKLLGHGEQVHAAYQIMRDAILFTDRRLILVDKQGITGKKVEYHSIPYRSITHFAVETAGTFDLDAELKLWVSGNPVPIQKTFTKGVDIYEVQGILTQFVTR; translated from the coding sequence ATGGCATTGTTCGGAAACGCGCACACGATCGACCCGGGCCAGGCCGCGCAGGACTACGGCAAGCTGCTGGGCCACGGCGAGCAGGTCCACGCGGCCTACCAGATCATGCGTGACGCGATCCTCTTCACCGACCGCCGGCTGATCCTCGTCGACAAGCAGGGCATCACCGGCAAGAAGGTCGAGTACCACTCGATCCCGTACCGCAGCATCACGCACTTCGCGGTCGAGACCGCGGGCACCTTCGACCTCGACGCCGAGCTGAAGCTCTGGGTCTCGGGCAACCCCGTGCCGATCCAGAAGACCTTCACCAAGGGCGTCGACATCTACGAGGTCCAGGGCATACTCACCCAGTTCGTGACGCGCTAG
- a CDS encoding response regulator — MSAGTEYGEADGAPRTVIRTVVADDQAVVRTGFVNLLSTQDDITVVGEAEDGEQAVRVAAGTRPDLVLLDIRMPRMNGIEAAREILAASDGTTKVLMLTTFGLDEYVYDALAAGAGGFLLKDATFAELLHAVRVVARGEALLSPEITKRLIGEFVSSRASRPPARGTDELTAREEEVLVLIAKGLSNAEIAVRLTITDHTVKTHINRLFAKLGLRDRAQAVITAYELGLVRPGGPGA; from the coding sequence GTGAGCGCCGGGACGGAGTACGGGGAGGCGGACGGCGCGCCCCGGACGGTGATCCGTACCGTCGTCGCCGACGACCAGGCGGTCGTACGGACCGGGTTCGTGAACCTGCTGTCCACCCAGGACGACATCACGGTCGTCGGGGAGGCGGAGGACGGGGAGCAGGCGGTGCGGGTCGCCGCCGGGACCCGGCCCGACCTGGTGCTGCTCGACATCCGGATGCCGCGGATGAACGGGATCGAGGCGGCCCGCGAGATCCTCGCCGCCTCCGACGGCACCACCAAGGTGCTGATGCTGACGACGTTCGGGCTGGACGAGTACGTGTACGACGCGCTGGCCGCCGGGGCGGGCGGGTTCCTGCTGAAGGACGCGACCTTCGCGGAACTGCTGCACGCGGTACGGGTGGTGGCGCGCGGCGAGGCGCTGCTGTCACCGGAGATCACCAAGCGGCTGATCGGGGAGTTCGTCAGCAGCCGGGCGTCCCGGCCGCCCGCGCGGGGCACCGACGAGCTGACGGCCCGGGAGGAGGAGGTGCTGGTCCTGATCGCCAAGGGGCTGTCCAACGCGGAGATCGCGGTCCGGCTGACGATCACCGATCACACCGTCAAGACCCATATCAACCGCCTCTTCGCGAAGCTGGGTCTGCGGGACCGGGCCCAAGCGGTCATCACCGCGTACGAGTTGGGGCTGGTGCGGCCGGGCGGCCCCGGTGCGTGA
- a CDS encoding sensor histidine kinase has translation MPGVTGAGPSAGGPRGLVARLRDWTAGSTYPVVTGLVLTALAFLEFVAYPPDSLTIALGVLVSAVCLVWRRSFPPLAVLAVAAGMTAFAAGRSLYLVTIVSGLVGLYTLARHRVQRPWVLVLAGTLGAAAVNVVHIASWPEVSGLPVPEIGAPGSLGLFAETFVLAVVIVGAVSMGDAVRTRREARRERVLSQAKVIAMERREAAAEERTAIARELHDIVAHSVSMIAVQAESATYTTPGLSPEARDGFQQIAGTARASMTELRRLLGVLRTPGGEMPQIAPQPTLGHLPELLDQHRAVGEDAVLRVTGERVVLPAGWELSAYRIVQEALTNVRKHASGARTLVEVDYGTDRRLLLRITDDGPGYAVDGPGAGGHGLTGMRERAALVGGSLTAGAGPDGGFVVVAELPW, from the coding sequence CTGCCGGGGGTGACGGGTGCGGGTCCGTCGGCCGGAGGTCCGCGTGGGCTCGTGGCGCGGCTGCGGGACTGGACGGCCGGGTCCACCTACCCGGTGGTCACCGGGCTGGTGCTCACCGCGCTCGCGTTCCTGGAGTTCGTGGCGTACCCGCCGGACTCCCTGACGATCGCCCTCGGGGTGCTCGTCTCGGCCGTCTGCCTGGTGTGGCGGCGGTCGTTCCCGCCGCTCGCGGTGCTCGCCGTGGCGGCGGGGATGACCGCGTTCGCCGCCGGGCGGAGCCTGTACCTCGTCACGATCGTCAGCGGGCTGGTCGGGCTGTACACCCTGGCCCGGCACCGGGTGCAGCGGCCATGGGTGCTGGTGCTCGCGGGGACGCTCGGCGCCGCCGCCGTGAACGTCGTCCACATCGCGTCCTGGCCCGAGGTCAGCGGACTTCCGGTGCCGGAGATCGGGGCACCCGGCTCGCTCGGGCTGTTCGCGGAGACCTTCGTACTGGCCGTGGTGATCGTCGGGGCCGTGTCGATGGGCGACGCGGTACGGACCCGGCGGGAGGCCCGGCGTGAGCGGGTCCTGTCCCAGGCCAAGGTGATCGCCATGGAGCGGCGGGAGGCGGCGGCCGAGGAGCGGACGGCCATCGCCCGCGAACTGCACGACATCGTCGCGCACTCGGTCTCGATGATCGCCGTCCAGGCGGAGAGCGCCACGTACACGACCCCCGGGCTGAGTCCCGAGGCGCGGGACGGGTTCCAGCAGATCGCCGGGACCGCCCGGGCGTCGATGACGGAACTGCGGCGGCTGCTCGGGGTGCTGCGCACCCCGGGCGGGGAGATGCCGCAGATCGCGCCGCAGCCCACCCTCGGCCATCTGCCCGAACTGCTCGACCAGCACCGCGCGGTGGGCGAGGACGCCGTGCTGCGGGTGACCGGCGAACGGGTCGTGCTGCCCGCGGGCTGGGAGCTGTCCGCGTACCGGATCGTGCAGGAGGCCCTGACCAACGTCCGCAAGCACGCGTCCGGGGCGCGGACCCTCGTCGAGGTCGACTACGGCACCGACCGGCGGCTCCTGCTGCGGATCACGGACGACGGGCCGGGATACGCGGTGGACGGACCGGGTGCGGGAGGCCACGGGCTCACCGGGATGCGGGAGCGTGCCGCGCTCGTCGGGGGCTCCCTCACCGCGGGCGCCGGGCCGGACGGGGGCTTCGTGGTGGTCGCGGAACTGCCGTGGTGA
- a CDS encoding glycosyltransferase family 4 protein: protein MAPDLSPNSSPGTRHIPPNLSPGTHRTPPDRTRRPRTLIVTNDFPPRQGGIETFVGALADRFPPEEVVVLTSSHPDAAAYDAALPYPVVRAPTRTLLPTPEATARAVAVARAYHCDSVWFGAAAPLGLMARRLRQEAGVRSVVATTHGHEVWWARTPGARGLLRRIGKGADTVTTLGKATARPITAALPADTEVVRLVPGVDADVFRPGEHGGAVRERHGLAHRPVILCASRLIPRKGQDTLIRAMPWVRRVVPDAMLLLVGDGPHEADLRRLAAREGMTQAVVFAGGHPHSALPAHFAAADVFAMPCRTRKRGLEVEGLGIVYLEAAASGLPVVAGDSGGAPDTVRDGETGYVVDGGSVAAVADRVVRLLRDRELATEMGRKGRAWVREEWNWDRSYEVLRELLARP from the coding sequence ATGGCACCGGACTTGTCACCGAACTCGTCGCCGGGCACACGCCACATCCCGCCGAACCTGTCGCCGGGCACGCACCGCACCCCTCCCGACCGGACGCGGAGGCCCCGCACCCTGATCGTCACGAACGACTTCCCGCCCCGGCAGGGCGGCATCGAGACCTTCGTCGGCGCGCTGGCCGACCGCTTCCCTCCGGAGGAGGTCGTGGTCCTGACCTCGTCGCACCCCGACGCGGCGGCGTACGACGCCGCACTTCCGTATCCGGTGGTGCGGGCCCCCACCCGGACGCTGCTGCCGACCCCGGAGGCCACGGCCCGGGCCGTGGCCGTCGCGCGGGCGTACCACTGCGACAGCGTCTGGTTCGGTGCGGCGGCGCCGCTCGGGCTGATGGCCCGGCGGCTGCGCCAGGAGGCGGGCGTCCGCAGTGTCGTCGCGACCACCCACGGGCACGAGGTCTGGTGGGCCAGGACGCCCGGCGCCCGGGGCCTGCTGCGCCGGATCGGCAAGGGCGCGGACACCGTGACCACCCTGGGCAAGGCCACCGCCCGCCCGATCACCGCCGCGCTGCCGGCGGACACCGAGGTCGTACGGCTGGTCCCGGGGGTGGACGCGGACGTCTTCCGGCCCGGGGAGCACGGCGGTGCCGTCCGTGAGCGGCACGGGCTGGCCCACCGGCCGGTGATCCTGTGCGCGTCCCGGCTGATCCCGCGCAAGGGCCAGGACACCCTGATCAGGGCGATGCCCTGGGTCCGCCGGGTGGTGCCGGACGCGATGCTGCTGCTGGTCGGGGACGGTCCCCATGAGGCGGATCTGCGACGGCTGGCCGCCCGGGAGGGCATGACGCAGGCCGTGGTCTTCGCGGGCGGTCATCCGCACAGCGCGCTGCCCGCGCACTTCGCGGCGGCGGACGTCTTCGCGATGCCGTGCCGGACCCGTAAGCGGGGGCTGGAGGTGGAGGGGCTGGGGATCGTCTATCTGGAGGCGGCGGCGTCGGGCCTGCCGGTGGTGGCGGGGGATTCCGGCGGCGCGCCGGACACCGTGCGGGACGGGGAGACGGGGTACGTGGTGGACGGCGGTTCGGTCGCCGCGGTGGCCGACCGTGTGGTCCGACTGCTGCGGGACCGCGAGCTGGCCACGGAGATGGGCCGCAAGGGCCGCGCCTGGGTGCGCGAGGAGTGGAACTGGGACCGCTCGTACGAGGTGCTGCGGGAACTGCTCGCCCGGCCCTGA
- a CDS encoding pirin family protein → MPAVTVENPLTLPRVIAPKDAEARPVLAVTTAPSGFEGEGFPVRRAFAGINYKYLDPFIMMDQMGEIDYAAGEPKGTPWHPHRGFETVTYLIDGTFIHQDSNGGGGTITNGDTQWMTAGSGLLHIEAPPESLVQSGGLFHGLQLWVNLPAADKMKDPRYQDIRGGEVQLLTTPDGGALLRVIAGELDGHSGPGITHTPITMVHATIRPGAEITLPWRKDFNGLAYVLAGRGTVGTDHRPVELGQTAVFGSGSSLTVRADGSQDSHTPDLEVVLLGGRPLREPMAHYGPFVMNTREELQQAFDDFQKGRLGTIPAVHGM, encoded by the coding sequence ATGCCCGCTGTGACCGTTGAGAACCCGCTGACCCTGCCCCGCGTGATCGCGCCGAAGGATGCCGAGGCGCGTCCGGTGCTCGCCGTGACCACCGCTCCGAGTGGCTTCGAGGGCGAGGGCTTCCCGGTGCGCCGGGCGTTCGCCGGAATCAACTACAAGTACCTCGACCCGTTCATCATGATGGACCAGATGGGCGAGATCGATTACGCCGCGGGCGAGCCGAAAGGCACGCCGTGGCACCCGCACCGGGGCTTCGAGACCGTCACGTACCTGATCGACGGCACCTTCATCCACCAGGACTCCAACGGTGGTGGCGGCACCATCACCAACGGTGACACCCAGTGGATGACGGCCGGTTCGGGCCTCCTCCACATCGAGGCGCCGCCGGAGTCGCTGGTGCAGTCGGGCGGCCTCTTCCACGGCCTCCAGCTCTGGGTGAACCTGCCCGCCGCCGACAAGATGAAGGACCCCCGCTACCAGGACATCCGCGGCGGCGAGGTCCAGCTCCTCACGACACCCGACGGCGGCGCGCTGCTGCGTGTCATCGCCGGTGAGCTGGACGGCCACAGCGGCCCCGGCATCACCCACACCCCGATCACGATGGTCCACGCGACGATCCGCCCGGGCGCCGAGATCACCCTGCCGTGGCGCAAGGACTTCAACGGCCTGGCGTACGTCCTCGCGGGCCGCGGCACGGTCGGCACGGACCACCGCCCCGTCGAACTGGGCCAGACCGCCGTCTTCGGCAGCGGCTCCTCGCTCACCGTCCGCGCGGACGGCAGCCAGGACTCCCACACCCCCGACCTGGAGGTCGTCCTCCTCGGCGGACGCCCCCTGCGCGAGCCGATGGCCCACTACGGCCCGTTCGTCATGAACACCCGCGAAGAACTCCAGCAGGCGTTCGACGACTTCCAGAAGGGCCGCCTCGGCACGATCCCGGCGGTCCACGGAATGTAG